The following is a genomic window from Chitinophaga caseinilytica.
GGTTTGATGTTCAGCACCGTATAGCCTTCCACGGTAGAGCCGTTGAGCAGCCTTCCGTCTTCCTTGCTTTCCTGGTAACTCATCACCCTTCCCATATTGGAAACCGCGTAACGTTTACGCAGGGCAGATTTGTTTTTGATCTGCAAGTCTTTCCAGACCTCATTTTTCAAATTTTTGATTGTGGCCATTGTGAAAGCAATTTATATGGTTCATTTCTGGGGTTCAGTCCGGAACTTCACAACTCAGTTCTCTCTCCGGATGATTCGCTGTTGCTTCTATGCCAGCCATTGGGGCCATCGTCCTCTCAAATATATGATCTTTGTACTGATATGCTACGGCATCCAGGACCTCCTCGATCTTAGGGGCCGTAGTGCAAGTTACTAATTGTGCACGGAATTCTTTGATGTGCGGCAGTCCTTTCAGGTAATTCGTGTAATGCCGTCTCATTTCGAGGATGCCGACCACTTCCCCTTTCCATTGGATCGACCGGCGGAGGTGTTCCTTGCACACGTCTACCCGCTCGGAAACCGTGGGCGGCGGCAGGTGCTGGCCGGTACGGATGAAGTGCTTGATCTCATTGAAAATCCAGGGGTACCCGATGGCCGCGCGGCCGATCATCACCCCGTCTACCCCATATTTTTCCCTCGCCGCCACCGCCTGCTCGGGCGTGCAGATGTCTCCGTTGCCGAAGATGGGAATGTTAATGCGGGGATTGTTCTTGACTTTGCCGATGAGCGTCCAGTCTGCATGGCCCTTGTACATCTGCGTACGGGTGCGGCCGTGGATGGTGAGCGCCTTGATGCCCACGTCTTGCAGCCTTTCCGCCACTTCCTCGATGTTTTTGGTATCATCGTCCCACCCAAGGCGGGTTTTGACGGTAACGGGGAGCCTGGTGGCCTTTACGACGGCTTCGGTGAGGCGGACCATCTTGGGAATATCCTTCAGAATACCGGCGCCGGCGCCTTTACAGGTGACTTTCTTCACTGGGCAGCCGAAATTGATGTCGAGCAGGTCGGGGTTGGCGGCTTCCACGATCTGGGCGGCCATGGCCATGGGCTCTTCGTCTCCCCCGAAGATCTGGATGCCGACGGGGCGCTCGAAATCGAAAATATCCAGCTTCATCCGGCTCTTGATGGCGTCGCGGATGAGGCCTTCCGAGGAAATGAATTCGGAATACATCAGGTCTGCCCCCTCGCGCTTGCATACCGCACGGAACGGCGGATCGCTCACATCTTCCATGGGGGCCAGCAAAAGCGGAAACTCACCCAGTTCTATATCTCCAATTTTCACCATATAATTGCTGCCGGTTAGAATTTATTCTGACAAAACTGATAAATGCCCTGTAAATTTACGCAAATTTAGCACAGCGAAAGTATGATGGACTTTATACGGAAGGCGTCCCCGTTCGGACAACTGGCGATTTTATTGGGATTGATGTCTGTCTGCTACATGGCGTACGGTATCATCTTCCTGGAAGTATTCCCGGCTATCAGCGGGGGCTATACGATGTTGCAGGCGCAAGACCCTGCCGTCATCAAAATCCCTTCCGTCGCCGCCGCCCTTCGTATATCGCAATTCTTTTATACGTTTATCGTGTTCCTCGTGCCCGGCGCCCTTTTCGCCCTGGCCATGGACCGGCCGGCACAATACCTCGGCATCAACCGCGGGCTTCCCTTCCTCCAGCTGGTGCTTTCCCTGCTCATCCTGCTTTGCTCCCTGCAACTGGTAGGCGCATCCGTGGAATGGAACAAACTGATCGGCTTTTCGCAGAAATTCGAGGAAATGGAAAAGCTGGCCGAGCGGCAGACCAAAGCCCTGCTCGTAATGCCCGATGGCTGGACGATGGTCCGCAACCTCTTCCTCATGGCCCTGTTGCCTGCCATCGGCGAAGAAGTGTTCTTCCGCGGATGCCTGCAAACGATCGTTCAGCGGCTGGTGCGGAACGGCTGGGTGGCGGTGTTGATCACGGCGGTCATCTTTTCGGCCGTTCACCTGCAGTTTATCACTTTCCTGCCCCGTGTAGTGCTGGGCTTCGCGATCGGCGCGGTGTTCCTCGTATCGGGGAACCTCTGGCTGGCCATCGCGGCGCATTTTCTCAACAACGGCATGCAGGTAGTATTGTTTTATCTTTACCAGAACAAACTCATCAGCAAAGACCCTTCCGCCGACGAAACAGTGCCCGTATACCTCGCCGTTTTCAGCGCCGTCATCACGGGGCTCCTCATTTGGAGGCTCCAGCAGCGCGCGAAACAGGCCGGGTACAACTGGAAAACGGCATTGGCGGGACCAAAAAACTAACATTATGGAAAAAGACTGGGTAAAAGTGTACGCAAGCAACATCGCCTACGAATCCGAGATCATCCGCGGCATGCTCGACGAAAACGGGATCGAAGCCGTGATCGTCCCCCGGCAGGATTCATCTTTCGTTACCATGCTTCCGGGGATGGACGAAGTATATGTGCACGTCTCCAACGAGGCGCAGGCCAAACAGCTCATCGCAGAAAGCCGCCCCGAGCCCGGGAAAACGGAATAAACCGGGAATCGCCGGTTCACTTTAAATCAACACATGAAGACTTTCATTACGCGGACCATCACCGCCCTGTTTTTCGTGGCCATCATGCTGGGAGGCATTTTATGGTCGGGACTATCCTTTTTTACCCTGTTTTTCATCATCAATTTCTTTGCGCTGCGCGAATATGCGAGCCTGGTGCGCCATATCGATCCCGACTACACGGAAATTTCGCCCTGGCACCGCAATGGCGTGCTGGTGGCGGGATGCGCATTGTATATGTCTATTGCCGGCGACCGGTTCGGGTACGACGGGTTTTCGCTGGGCGAGATCGGCTGGGTGTTGACGTTTATTTTTCTGCTGGTGATGCCGCTGGGGGAAATCCTCATGGGCAAGAATTTTTCGCTGAAAACGATCGGTTATTCGCTGCTGGGGCTGTTGTACGTGACCGTCCCCTTCGGGATGCTGGTGGATATGAGCTTTTCACATGACGTTGTGCCCGGCTTCGGCCAGCAGTACGTATGGCTGTATCCGCTCACCCTGATCTGCGCCATCTGGATCAACGATACCATGGCTTACATCGTAGGCTCCCTCATCGGGAAAACCCCCTTCGCCCCGGCCATTTCGCCGAAAAAGACGATCGAGGGGACCGTTGGCGGGATGATCCTCGCGGTAGCGGCAGCCGGCGTGTTCGGTCATTTCTGGGGGTATCAGTGGATGCCGCTGCAACACTGGATCGCCTTCGCGGCTATCGCGGCGGTCTTCGGGACGGCGGGCGATCTGCTGGAATCGCGGCTCAAAAGGCTGGCGGGCGTAAAAGATTCGGGGAGCATCATGCCGGGGCACGGCGGGTTCCTCGACCGGTTCGATTCCCTGCTCGTGGCCGCCCCCATCGCCTGGATCTACATGCGGCTCTTCTTCTGATAAACATTTTTCTTCATACCTTCGTACCGCCTCTTTTAAAAAGGCCAGATAAAATCTACTGAATCATGACGATCCACCGTGAGGGCACCGCTACCATCGCCCTAACATTCGCCGTACTGGCGCTGCTCAACATCGCAGTGTTCTATTTCCTTTTCGATACGCCGGTACTGTGCTATACGCTGCTGGGTATTTCCATCGTGTTTTTCCTGTTCATCGTTTCCTTCTTCCGCATCCCCTCCCGCGAAATGAAATTCGACGAACGGCAGGTGATCGCCCCGGCAGACGGGAAGATCGTCGTGATCGAGGAAACCTACGAACCGGAATATTTTAAAGACAAGCGCCTCCAGGTGTCGATCTTCATGAGCCCGGCCAACGTGCACGTGAACCGCAACCCCATCAGCGGCAGCGTGAAACTCAGCCAATACCACGCCGGCAAATACCTCGTGGCCTGGCACCCGAAAGCCTCAACGGAGAACGAACGCCATACGGTCGTGATCGGCAACGGCAAAACCGACATCCTCGTGCGCCAGATCGCCGGCGCCCTCGCACGCCGCATCGTCAATTACCTGAAACCCGGTATGGACGTGAAGCAGAACACCGAAATGGGATTCATTAAATTCGGCTCCCGGGTAGACCTGTACCTGCCCATCGGCACCAAAGTGAACGTGAACCTCGAACAAATCGTTCGCGGCGGCCAAACCGTGATCGCTGAATTAGCATGATGATTTTAACGTTTCTTTTCAAAAGGGAAGCCGTATCTTCAATCATACAAAGACACACCGCATGAAACAATTCTTTTTGACGCTCTCCGCCGTAGCACTGCTCGCCGGCCCGGCACTCGCCCAGGAAAAGCCTGTTGCGACAAAAAAGGCTCCCGCCAAAAAAGAGGAAGCCTGCCACAAGGGTAAAGATGCATCGTGCTGCCAGAAAGAGACCGCCGCCAAAGGCAAATCCTGCTGCATGCCGATGCCCTCCCGCTCGCAAGCCGCCGCCAAAGCCTCGGCCGCCAAAAAGAAAACTGCGGACAA
Proteins encoded in this region:
- the dusB gene encoding tRNA dihydrouridine synthase DusB; translation: MVKIGDIELGEFPLLLAPMEDVSDPPFRAVCKREGADLMYSEFISSEGLIRDAIKSRMKLDIFDFERPVGIQIFGGDEEPMAMAAQIVEAANPDLLDINFGCPVKKVTCKGAGAGILKDIPKMVRLTEAVVKATRLPVTVKTRLGWDDDTKNIEEVAERLQDVGIKALTIHGRTRTQMYKGHADWTLIGKVKNNPRINIPIFGNGDICTPEQAVAAREKYGVDGVMIGRAAIGYPWIFNEIKHFIRTGQHLPPPTVSERVDVCKEHLRRSIQWKGEVVGILEMRRHYTNYLKGLPHIKEFRAQLVTCTTAPKIEEVLDAVAYQYKDHIFERTMAPMAGIEATANHPERELSCEVPD
- a CDS encoding CPBP family intramembrane glutamic endopeptidase, with product MMDFIRKASPFGQLAILLGLMSVCYMAYGIIFLEVFPAISGGYTMLQAQDPAVIKIPSVAAALRISQFFYTFIVFLVPGALFALAMDRPAQYLGINRGLPFLQLVLSLLILLCSLQLVGASVEWNKLIGFSQKFEEMEKLAERQTKALLVMPDGWTMVRNLFLMALLPAIGEEVFFRGCLQTIVQRLVRNGWVAVLITAVIFSAVHLQFITFLPRVVLGFAIGAVFLVSGNLWLAIAAHFLNNGMQVVLFYLYQNKLISKDPSADETVPVYLAVFSAVITGLLIWRLQQRAKQAGYNWKTALAGPKN
- a CDS encoding putative signal transducing protein → MEKDWVKVYASNIAYESEIIRGMLDENGIEAVIVPRQDSSFVTMLPGMDEVYVHVSNEAQAKQLIAESRPEPGKTE
- a CDS encoding phosphatidate cytidylyltransferase, which gives rise to MKTFITRTITALFFVAIMLGGILWSGLSFFTLFFIINFFALREYASLVRHIDPDYTEISPWHRNGVLVAGCALYMSIAGDRFGYDGFSLGEIGWVLTFIFLLVMPLGEILMGKNFSLKTIGYSLLGLLYVTVPFGMLVDMSFSHDVVPGFGQQYVWLYPLTLICAIWINDTMAYIVGSLIGKTPFAPAISPKKTIEGTVGGMILAVAAAGVFGHFWGYQWMPLQHWIAFAAIAAVFGTAGDLLESRLKRLAGVKDSGSIMPGHGGFLDRFDSLLVAAPIAWIYMRLFF
- a CDS encoding phosphatidylserine decarboxylase family protein produces the protein MTIHREGTATIALTFAVLALLNIAVFYFLFDTPVLCYTLLGISIVFFLFIVSFFRIPSREMKFDERQVIAPADGKIVVIEETYEPEYFKDKRLQVSIFMSPANVHVNRNPISGSVKLSQYHAGKYLVAWHPKASTENERHTVVIGNGKTDILVRQIAGALARRIVNYLKPGMDVKQNTEMGFIKFGSRVDLYLPIGTKVNVNLEQIVRGGQTVIAELA